The Streptomyces sp. BHT-5-2 genomic interval CGCGTTCCTCCTGTTGCGCGACCACCCGGCCGACCTCGGACTGGCCCCCTACGGAGCCGCCCAGCCAGTGCCCAAGCCCGCCCCTGTGCCAGGTACGGTCCTGCGGGCCCTGCGCGTCCTACGGTCCGTGGCCAAACCGGGTCCCTTCTGGCTGGTCGCAGGCACCTTCGCAGTGTGCGGGGCATCCACCAACGGCGTGATGATGGCCCACTTCGTCCCCGCCGCCCACGATGCGGGTATGTCCAGCACCACCGCCTCGACCCTGCTGGCCGTCATGGGGGCGGTCAATGTCGTGGGCACCATCATCGCCGGCTGGTGCACTGACCGCTTCGATCCCCGGTGGCTGCTGGCCGGCACGTACGCGCTGCGCGGCGTGAGTCTTGCGTTCCTGCCTGGTCTGATGGGGCCGTCCATCAGCCCGGCCATGGTGTTCTTCACCCTCTCCTTCGGACTGCTCGACCTCGCCACCGTGCCACCGACGATCGCGCTGTGCCGCGAGTTCTTCGGCACCAACAGCACCATTGTCTTCGCCTGGGTGAACGCGGCCCACCAGGTAGGCGCGGGGTTGGCCACCTTGCTGGCAGGGATGGCCCGGGACATCACCGGAAGCTACACCGCCGTGTGGCTCGGCGTTGCCGCGCTGTGCGGCCTGGCCGCGGCCCTGTGCGTCAGCATCAGGCTCCCGCGCGGTGTGCTCGCCACGACGCGGGAAGCAGGTATCTGAGGCACCAGCTCCGCCCCGCTTGTTCAGGGCACCGGCCAGAGCTGGCCGCGTCAGCTTTGCAAGCTCACGCGGAAGCCATCACGACGTTCAGGCCCATCACGACGAGGAACTGCATGCTCGACGCACTCGGAATGAGCACGACCACCGAAGCGGTCTACCGTGCCGTGCTCGCACACCCGCAGGCGGGAGTACCCGATCTCGCGAAGCGTCTTCGGTTACCCGAGCGCCGGGTCCGCGAGGCGCTCGACGACCTGAGTGAAATGTCTCTGGTACGCCCTGCTGTCGATGACCCCCACAGTTTGCATACGGTGGATCTCCGGATTGCCGCAGATCTGCTGCTGGCTCGCCAGGAAGCCGCCCTCGCGGCTCAGCAGCAGCGCGTGGAGGAAGCGCGGGTGGCGGCCTTGCAGTTGACGGCGGCCCCCTCCGCTGCCACAGCGGCCTCGCGAGGCGACAGCGTCGAGGTTCTCCACGGCATCGACAGTATTCGTGACCATCTGACATCGGCTTGTGCCAGCCAGAGAACTGAGCTACTCGTCTGTGTACCCATCAGCCCTCGCCAGGTCGATGAGTGGGGAACGTTCTTACCCGCATGCCTCAGCGTGCTGGAATGCGAAGGCGCAGTGCGAGCACTGTTCCTCGACAGCACGCGAACGGCACCCGAGGCTATAGCCTCTGTGGAGCAGCTCACTTCACGTGGGAGCCACATCCGAACGGCACCATCGCTGCCTGGCCATGTCTGCATCTTCGACCGGCGTGTCGCCTTTGTCATGCAGCACAGCGATGAAGGAGGAGGCATCGAGGCCCTGATGGTTAGGGTGCCCGCTCTGGTTGGGCTGCTCTCGGCTCAGTTCGACACCCTATGGGGAACCTCCCAGGTGCTGAACGCATCTTCACCTGCGCAAGGCCCACCGACGTCGCGTCAGGAAGCCGAGGTGCTCAGGCTTTTGTCCGAAGGGCACACCGACGAGGGGGTTGCGAAGCGACTGGGAGTCTCCTATCGAACCGCTCGCCGCATCGCATCAACTCTGATGTCACAGCTCGGAGCACGCAGCCGCTTCCAAGCCGGAGCGATCGCGGCGATTCGGGGGCTGATCCGCGACTGATAATGGTGACCCGAGACGAGGCACTCTCGGGTCACCTGCTTCTCCATTGGCCGACCTTCTTCCAAGACAAGGGACGGGCCCCGATGATGCATCTCGTCCACCTCGAGTTGGCGCCACTGAGCGCCCTTGCCGTCCTGCCTCCCGACCTGCGATCGGTCCTCTGCCGATACGCAGCCCCGCACCTCCTGGAGCACATCTCTGTACACACATCAGCCAAGCCGTACCCGGTGATCGGTTTGTACCTGCAGACCAGCAGCCCGCAGAAGGCCGAAGTGGCTGCACGAAACATCTGGGCTGCCGCAGAGCAGGAACCCACCTTGGCGGGTTGGTGCTTACGCCGGGCCCAGGTGCCGCCCATTCCTCCCAGCATGCAGGCCCTTGGTGACCCCGACGAGACCGAGGACTGAACCGTCCAGGGCCTGTTGAGGCCACCGAATCCCTCTTCCACCGGCCGATACTCACAGAGCAAGATCTTCTCCATACGGCAACGGCGTCACCGGAGAAGAGGTGGAAGATGCGCGTCCTGCCAGCAGGTTGGACCCTGTTCGTGCGATCCACGAACACACCGATCACGACGGCTCCACTGGTCGCATTCGAGATACGCAAGGTCAGGGGTGAGCATGCAGTCGGTTGACCCCCATGCGATTGCCTGCCGGGACCTTGCTGAGAGGTTCGGAACGCCTCTGTACGTCTACGACGCGGAGGTGCTGGAACAGACGTACCGCGAACTGCGCAGCCATCTGCCGCGACAGGTCGACGTGTTCTACTCACTCAAGGCGAACCCAAACCTCAGCGTCTGCGCATTCCTGCATGGTCTCGGGGCCGGTGCGGAAGTCTCGTCGTACGTCGAACTCCGCACCGCCCTCCAGGCAGGTGTCGCGCCCGATGACATCATTTTCCTCGGCCCCGGCAAGGACCTGCAAGAGCTCAGGGCATGCCTCGACGCGGGCATCCATGCCGTTGTGTGTGAGTCGCTCGACGAGGTTGCCCAGCTGGACCAGCTCGCGGCCGAGCGCGGGGAGTTGTGCCCCGTGATATTCCGGGTCAACCCCGCTTTCGGGAGCAAGGGGTCCGGACTCGCCATGGGCGGAAAGCCCCGCCAGTTCGGCATCGACGAGGAGACGCTGCAGAGCGCCAAGAGCCTCCTGGCGGACCTGTCCCATGTGCGGGTGAAGGGCATCCACGCATATATGGGGACCAGATTCCTCCACCACGAGGACGTCGTCAGCAACACCGAGCGCATCCTTCAGATGGCCGACCACCTGGCCTCCGTGCTGGGCATCCCCCTGGAGACGGTGGACTTCGGAGGTGGTCTCGGCGTCGCCTACTTCGACAACGAGTCCGATCTGGACCTGGCACGCCTGGGCAGCGGGATCACCCGAGTCGTGGAGCCGTTCACCCGTCGCCACCCCGGATGCCGGCTGATCATGGAGCTGGGCCGCTACCTCACAGCGTCATCAGGCACGTACGTGGTCAAGGTCCGGCAGGTCAAGGAGTCCATGGGGGAGATTTTCGCCGTTGCCGACGGCGGCACGAACCATCACATGGCTGCTGTCGGCGTCGGCAGTTTCGTCAAGCGGAACTTTCCGATCCGGCATCTGACCCGCTCGGGAGCCCCGGCGTCCCGCCCCTATACCGTGACCGGCCCTCTGTGCACCCCCAATGACGTGATCGGCAAGAAGGTACCGCTCCCCGAAGTCCGCCCTGGTGGCCTGCTGGGGGTGGAACGCTCCGGAGCCTACGGCCCCACCGCCTCACCCGGACTCTTCCTCAGCCACGGATTCCCTGCCGAGGTCATGACATACCGCGGGAAAGCGCACCTGGTGCGGGCGCGCGATACAAGCGACGACCTGCTGGCAAAGCAGCGACTCGTCGACCTGCACGCCGCTTCGTGAGCGGAGCGGCGGCCCCAACGGTGCGCATCGGGGTCGACGTACTGGACCGCAGCGCGAGCATAGGTCCGAGGTGGTCGATGATGCGGTCCGCTGCTGACTTGGACACTCCGAGGAGCGGGGCGAGCTGGCGCAGCGTCAAGTTCGTTCGCCAGTAGGCCGCGACCAGCAGGGCCCGGTCCTCCGGTGGAAGGCTCCACGGACGGCCCCTGCGGACCGTATCCGCACCCTCGCGCCGCAGCACGGTCACCAGCCGGCCGAACAGGCGAGGGCTCAGACCAGTGAACGGGGCTATCCAAGACGGCTCCGACCCCGTGATCACACCTGCCACGGAAAGGATCATCCCTCGACAACACCGCCGAGGGGTAAGTGTCAGTCGATCAGCAGCTCGTCAAGGCGTTGGACGGACCTCGGGGTGTCCATCTCGTCCGCCATTGCCACTAGTCGAGCGTGGTACTGCCGAGTGATGGGCAGGTCGTCCTCATAGATCCACGAGCACATGGTGTCGAACGCCAAAGCCTCCTCACCGTGCGAGAGCAGGTGGCGAACGTCCGTGATGACAGCCTCCGTGGTGAGCGGCGACTCCTCCAGGAGTGCCACCACACGTGCTCGATACGACAGGCTCACGAGCGGTCCTCCATGGCAGAACTCAACGGACCGATGACATCCGACATCCTCGCCTCCAGCCAGGGAGATGTCGACTCGCCCACCCTTAACGGGACAATGCCTAGTCGCGACGGGGCTTAGTGCAGCAGGAGCGGCTCGCGATCGGGCAGCGCAACCTGCCCCGGCGGATCGCCCGCGAGGAGCTCACTTGAAATGCTTATCCGAAAGGAGTCATCGATGTGTCGTTATCGAGGCGTGTGGCATCCGTAGTGGGCTCGGTTGGGGGCAGCGTGTGTGAACTTTCTGAGGTGGGCTGGGAACTTGAGCTGGGCACGGCGGGGTCAGGATGGTCGAAAGTGATGCTGTGCAGTAGCTCCACAATGTCGGAGCAGTACTCGTCCCAATGATCCCTGTCGGGTGTCGTGAAATTTATACAGACGAGGCACTGCTGCTGATTCTCTTCCCCTTGCGGGATGGGTAAAAAAGCCTGCATTTCCGCCATAGGTAATTCCTGCTCCTCTCTCGACGGAGATGTTTCCGTAGAAATCTGGAAACTCTTCATCCCGGACACCACGGCTATGGGGCCGTTGGGGGTGTCGAACACGCTCCCGCCCCAAGACTCCCCTCGTCCGGCAACGAGAGAGCGAATTATTCCGTTTGCCGCCACGGCTGTATCGCCGAACTCGAAAGGCGTGACGGTGACCAGCAAGGTGCCTAGTGAGAGTTCACTGTCATAGGTTCGCACGCACGTGCCGGCATGCAAGGCGCCCGACCTTTCGAGTAGCTGCGATGCCTTGTGAAGGTTTTCCGCAAGGGTTTGGAACATCGATGGGTTCGATCCGAGAGTATCCTTGGATATTCTCGCGGCGACAATTTCTTCCGCTTCTTCGATGGTCACCCCTATTGGGATGGCGGTAAACCCTTCAGGAACGGCGAATTGCAATGCTAACTCCCTGTCTGGTCGTAGGGCGGGCCTGCTGGCGGTAAGGGAGGCGGCGGGGATGGAGGGGGCACCCAGAAGCGAGCAGCTTCCTGTTGTCGGACCTCCTCGAGCAGCTCTAGATTCTTTTGTTGGCGACGTCTCCCGTAGCGCGGTCCGAGAATGGATCCGATCACGAACAGGACTCCGAGGATGCATGAGCCCGCACTGACGATCGCTGAGCCACGGACAGCCAACGCCATTGAGAAGCACACGATGGCCCCGAAAACGCACGTAATGATCACCTGAGAGGGGTGCCATCCTTTGGATGCTGTGGCTCCTCGCACCGCCTTCGCTGCGCGCAACGGGGTGATCAGGGACGGATCTGGGGCCTGGGCCACCGACCAAGGATGCGTAGTTACTGCGCACCAAGTCCCTGCAGCCTGCACCCGGGAAATTGCCGCCTGGGCGCGTAGGCGAGATGCTGGGCTGTCGTCGCGTGTAAAAGTCAATCGAATCGCTCCACGCCCCTGCATCTCCTCGGAGTCGAGTGCGTAACCCAGCTCCGTGGCGATCCAGGTGACGCGGTCAGCGCGATGTGCTGTGAACCCGGTGAGGATGACCTCGACGGACGGCCTTCCATCGAAACTTGCGGCTATGGCCTCATCATTCATGGAACATCATCACCCGGCACCAGCAGCTTTATCCTTTTCGCTTCCCTTGTTCCATGCGTTTTCGAGTGCAGGGAGCAAGGGGCCGACTCCCAGCTCAATGGCCTGTCGCGGATTCTTTGGCGCAAAATTCTCGAACACGGAGGGGTCTCCGAAGAGGCTGGCCCAGGAATCGACGAGACCGAAATTTGAGGCCCCATCCGCAGTTCGGCTCCTGAGCATCGCGGTGCCCAGCTTGCCTCCGACACGGGCGCCGGCGGCCAGTGGAATCACGCCCAGCGCATCCTGCGCCAGCGTGCGGTTCGAAACTACGTCTTCACCGCCCGCTGCGTGAGCAACGCCGTGCAGGGCAAGCGCTCCGGCCGCGAACACGGATGACGCAACCCCGAATTCCCCTGCCAGTGGGGCATTGCCCAGCACGCCGACCCCGATTCCGATCGTGCCTACCACAGCGCTGACCGTGGACAGGACGTCTCCGACGGCAGAAATGGCGTTGGCGTGCTCCTTGACCCACTGAAGCACGGAGTGGAAGAGGATTTCCTGGCCTTTGACCAGCTGTCCCAAGGCGTGCTTCAGGTCGTCGAAGAATCCCGGCCCCTTGGGGGCCTCTTCGCCTGCGGCCTTCAGCACTGCGGCGACCGTGCCCGCTAACTCCTCATGCTGACTGCGGATGCTCTTGGCCGAGGAGACGATGCCTGCCAGCTCCTCGCGTGCCGAACCGAACTCCTCGAGTGCTGCGGTGTAGCGCTTCTTGGCCTCTGCCTCCTCAGCGTCGGTCATCCCGATGCCGCCAAACCGGAAGAGATTCAGGTCCTCATTCTTCTCGGCCCGTTCGGCGCGCTTTCGGGCAGTCTCGGCCTCGGTTTCGTATGAATGCGCCTTGGACTGCATCACGCCCAGTTCCGTCTGCCACTTCTGCAGCACGCCGTGAGCAAGTCCGAAGCTTTTGCTGGCTTCATCCAAAAGTTTGGGAAGGGCCTGGGTCTTGGCGCGGAATGCGTCCGCGGCGGCGCCGGACCAGCCGCCATCGCTGATGTTGTGCAGTGTTTCCGCAGCACTTTTAATGTTCTTCTGCACGCGGTTCAGGTCCTCGACCAGGTCACTGACTGCCTGCGGAACTCCGGGGGCTGGATTGAATTGCAATCCCGGAAAGTTTCCGTTGTCCTCGTATGGGTCGCCGCCCCCGTATCCCCATAGCTGCTCACCGAGCGACAATTCCTCTTCCCCCACTGCCGTTGACTGAAATCCGAGTCATGCGCGTAGTCCGGTCGCTCATCCGAACGGGCTGGCGGCCGCGCCTCCGCCGTTACCGCCCCCACCGTTTTCGCTGCCGCCCTGACGGGTTCCCTTCGCGAGTGCCTGCTGCACGGCGCTGTCCGTCTCGTTGTACGCCTGAGCCGTGGTCTGCAGGCCCTGCTTGATGGCATCGGTCAATTGCGTGATCTGGTCGATGCCGTATTCCCAGGAGCTCTTGAACTCCGCCCCCGCCTTATCGATCTCACCGTTGCCGAGATCACTGACGGTCGCGCTCCGTAGATCACCGCTCGCGTATTTCATCGACTCCGTGCAGCGCTGCAGGCGCGTCGACAGCGAGCCCAATTCCTCGACATCAACCGTGAACTCCCCCGAATTGGACACTGAACGCAGACCCTCCCGATGTGGCATCCCGGACTGTTCGGCCGACGAGAGTAACACGCGTGTATTTCCACCGGTCAAGTGCGGTCCAGTGGACGCCAGGGATGCGAGTGCCAGGCGAAAATCGGCCAACATGCATGCTTGGCCGAAGAATTGATGAAACGTTAACCATGACCGTTCATGAGTCCTCGTCGGTTTGCTGACGGGGACTCTGCGTCTGCGTGGTGCGGTCCTTTCGGGGTTGAGAAGCTGTGTAGCAACCTCGCAGGGAGTATCGGGGCCGCTGGGAGAAAAGGACGCCTGAGCGCGAGGTCCAGGTCAGCGGGTGCTGGTCCGGCAAGCTGGGAGGTGTGGGGCAGCTCCGAGGCCATCACGGTCGCGGGGCAAGGCGCTCGGGCCGCCCGTCGGCTCGGGGATGCAACTGTGTTCTCAGGGCGGTGTGCAGGTCGCGCGTGGCGGGACTCTTCGTCGGTTTTCCGGTACCGCTCAACGCGGTTGAGCTTCCGCTGACGCTTAAGTCGTCCTGAAGGAACCGTTGATTTCTCACAAGATCCGTGGAATCCATGGAAGGCGGGCGATCCGGAGGAGGAACTGATGAGAGGTCACCGCCCCGTGACGTACGAGCTGGACGAGAGTTATCCGCTGTTCCCCGTGGCCGGCGGGAAGCATCCTTCCGCCATGGACACCGACGACTTGAAGATCGCTGACAGCGACGCCTTCGGCTTCATGAACCTGATGGGGTCGGCGGACCCCGTCCCGGACGACCTTCCCCGGACCTGACGCTGCCATGGCCATGGCGGCTGCGGCGGTGTGGCTGGTGCCGGCCGAACTGGCCCCGGCGATCGTGCTTGCCCTACTGGGCCGCCTCGAACGGGCCAGCCGTCTACGCGCCGCCAGGCGGTACCGGCCGGCCCTGCGCGGCCATCGCGAGCCGATGGCCGTGGTGTGCCCCGTCTACCGGGAGGACCCCGCCCTCTTCGGCCGGGCCCTGCGCTCATGGCTCCGCAATGATGTGGCGGAAATCGTCTGCGTGATCCACGAAAACGACACCGCGTGTGCCGAGGTGGCACGGGCACATGGAGTACGAGTGATCACCACGGCGGACCGGGACAAGCGCCGGGCGCTGCGAACCGGCTGGCAAGCGGTCACGGCGGGCCTGGTCGCTCTCACGGACTCGGACACGGTCTGGGCCCGCGATCTCGTGCCCACGGTCAGCGCGCCGTTCGTGGATCCGACGGTCGGCGGGGTGGCGACCCAGTCGTTCGTCCTGGAACCGGCCACGTTCTGGGAGGAAATCCGCCGCGGCCGGGGACCGATCGTGGTGATGGCCGCCCAGACCGTCCGGGGACAGGCCCTGGGCTGCCTTCCCGGCCGCACCGCCGTCTACCGGCGCGCTCTGCTCGAACAGATCGGCCCTGACCTGGTCCAGCAGTCCTTCCTGGGCGTGCGCTGCGGTCCCGGTGACGACACGCGGCTGTCCGCACTGGCCCTCCGGGCGGGCTACCGGACGGTCCTGCAGGCCAACGCGCACGTATGGTCCCGCTTCCCGGACACCTTCACCGGCCTCGTCCGCCAGAGACTGCGCCACCAGCGCAACAGCTGGCGGGAACACCTGAGCGCACTGGCCGGCGGATGGATCTGGCAACACCCCTACCTCGCACGCTGCGTCACCGTCTCCGTGATCCTGCGCCTGGGATTCATCCTCGGCACGGCGTACTACCTCTGTCTGGCCGCCTCCGGCGACCTCCTCGCGCCGGCCATGGTGGTGACCTACTGGTGCGGCCGGCGTCTCCTCCGCACCAGTCGCTTGCTGCACCGCACCGGCCGACGTCGGGTCGTTGCCTTCAAGCTCCTTGCCACCGACGTCCTCTCCCATGCCCTCGACGTCTTCGGGCTCCTCACCATCCGCCGTCAGGGCTGGCTCACCCGCGGCAGCGACCGGGCAGCTTGAGAGGACGCTGGCGTGATGAGGTGCGATGGGAAAACCCACCGCGGACAGAAAACTTCCGGGCCCTGCTGCTGTCCAGGGGCGCCCCGAGGTGAAGGCAGTTCTCACCGCGGCCGTTGGCTCCCTGCAGCCACAGGCCGGACTTGCCGGGATCCTCGATGCACAACTCGACAACCGATCGCTCCCTGCACCCGCGGGCCGGACTCGAAGCCGTACGCCCGGGCCCCTCGGCAGGCAGCCTGGACCGTGGAGCACGCCGGCTGATGAGAAGCCTCAGCCAGACCGTGACAAGCGCGGCGGGACCAGGTCCCGCCGCGCTTCCTCCGATTGACGATTAGGAGGATGCCCAGGATCACGCCTCTCCGTCTGGTAGAACAAATCGGCCCGGGGCCGTCGTACGCGTTCGATCGCTCCCTAGGAGTTGTCTTCAAATGTCACGCCCACATCAGGAGCGAGGCGAGGGTGACGGCTGCCTGATAGGACTCGGTGGTCTTGTCGTAGCGGGTGGCGATGCCGCGCCATTGCTTCAAGCGGTTGAAGCAGCGTTCGACCACGTTGCGCAGTTTGTAGAGCCCTTTGTCGAAGGCGGGCGGGCGTCCTCCTCGACTGCCACGCCGGAGCCGGTTGCGGATCTGGGCGGCCCGTTCGGGGATGGTGTGGGCGATGCCCCGCCGTCTGAGCCAGGTCCGGATGGCCCAGGAACTGTAGCCCTTGTCTCCCCGCACGTGGGCAGGCCGGATTCGTGGCCGTCCAGGGCCAGGCCAGGGCACCCGTATCGCCTCCATCACGGTGAACTGGGTGCAGTCGTTGGTGTTGCCGCTCGTGACGGTGAAGGCGAGCGGGCGGCCGACAGCGTCGCAGGCCAGGTGAATCTTGCTGGTCAGACCACCTCGGGACCGTCCGAGTGCCGGGCTGCGGAGCCCCCTTTTCGGGCCCCGGCTGCGTGCTGGTGAGCGCGGACAACGGTGGAGTCGACCGACACCAGCCAGTCGACGTCCCCCGCCGCCTCCACCCTCGTCTGCGCGGCCCGCAGCATTCGCTCGAACGTGCCGTCCAGCGCCCATCGGCGGAAGCGGGTGTGCAGCGTCGCCCACAGGCCGCACCGCTCGGGCACATCCCGCCAGGCCACCCCCGTCCGGAACCTCCACACGATCCCGTTGAGCACGGTGCGGTCATCCAACCGCTTCCGCCCCCGCAAGGACTCCGGCAACAGCGGCCGGACGAACTCCCACTCCGCATCCGACAGTTCATGACGACGTATCACCCGACCATGATCCACCACTCGAGATCATTTGAAGACACCGCCTAGGCCCGTGTCGGCTTCTCCGGCCCGGTTACGTCGGGAGGGGCCTGGCGCCCGGATACCTCGGCACCCGCCCTGCAGGTGAGGAGACCACGGAAGTCGGTTGTGCCGCACTGGCATGGGAACGTCGCCGGGAGGCCGCTTGGTGTAGGGTGGGCGACAGCGCGCCGTCGACGGGCGACCCGAGCAGAGCGAGCCGCGTTACGGCCGCCCTGCCTGATGGAGCATCGCGGCAACTCCGGCGTCGTTGTGTTCGTAGGAGATGCCCCGCAGTACAGCCACGGGAGCGCCGCGCCCGCGCTGTCCGAGGATCAGCCCGGCTGCCGCGGCCACCAGGTCGGTCAGCGTCTCTTCCTGCCGCTTGGTTTTCCCTCCCGGCTCGGTGTGCTCGGTGATCCGCAGGGGTGCGATGCCGGCGGCACCGATCGAGATCACCGTGGCGCCGCGGCGGTCGGGGTGCTCATGAAAGGCGGCTCCGTGCGGGGTGTTCGGTCAGGGCGGTGAACAGTCGGGCGTGGGCGGCGGCGAGTTCCGCGGCTCGCTCGCCCGGCGGTGCGGTGGCGGTGAGCCAGGTACGGACGCGGTGAACGTAGTACGGACACAATGCGCAGGCCGCCTCATGGGCCGGGGTGCCGTTTCTGACGGCGTGCCAGGCGTCGGCTACGGGCAGCGGCCAAGGGTGGGCATTGCCGGGTTCCCGGCCATGCCCACGACTGGGGCCAGCATCGCTTGAGCCCGATTAGGAGTCAGAACGACGAAAGTCGAGAGGGTAATCCCCCCGGGGCGGGCGCGGTGAACCCCCGCTCCTGCACGGGGGGATATCGGATGGGACAGGCGCGTGGTGCGCAGCAGAGTGGGGGTATGCGCCCGTCTCGAATCCTTCGATCCGTCGCAACCGCGTCAGCCGTGGCTGTTGCGGCGACCGCGCTGCTGACGGGTACCGCTGCTGCCGCCCCACCGGCTCCGGCGCCGGTGACGACCCGCCCCGTGTCCTTCACCGGTTCTGGCGGACTCACCTTGCACGGTACCGTCTTCGCCCCCTCGAACCTCCCTGCTGAAGCGACCCGTAGTCCCGGTTTGGTGATGGTCGGTGGAAGCGAATCGAGTCGGGTGCACAGCTCTTACCTGCGGTTTCCTGCGGATGCGCCCAGTGGGGGGACGGCGGGTGGTCCTCCGTTTGCGGGTCCGTCGGTTCTTCTGTCCGGCGGCTTCGTGCGAACGGCGAACGTTTGCCGAGCAGATGTCGGGGCTGACCCGGAGGCTCAGCAGGTGGACCGAGCGATTGCGTTCGACTCCCGCCGCGATCGGTCTCGCCCTTGCCGGCCGGGCTGGTGCCCGGATGGCCCGGGTCTTCGGGGTGTCCATCAGTCGCAGCGCGGTGTTGCGGCTGCTCGACGGGTTGCCTGAACCGGAAGTCCCGGCCCCGCGGGTGGTTGGTGTCGATGAGTACGCGACGGGCAAGGGCCGGGTCTACGGCACGGTTCTGGTCGATGTCGAGACCCGCCGGCCGGTTGATCTGCTGCCTGACCGGGGGCTGTCGAACAGTCACGTAATTCGGCTCAGTCGCTGATCTTGTGATCGGGGGTCATGCTCGCTGGAGGATGCGAATCCGGAGGAGGTCGAAGTTAGCCCGGCCGTATCCGTCCCTTTTGATCCGTTTGACTTGCGTGTTCTGACCCTCGACCTGGCCGGAGCTCCAGGAGCTGGACAGGCCGGCGATGACGGCGTCCTGGTCCCGGCGCAGACCGTTGACCAGGGAGTGCAGTGCGGGGAGGTCGTCGTGTTCGACGCGTTCCATCCAGGCGGGGAGTTCGCTGCCCGTCTTGTCCCGCATCATCGTGGCGAAGTCGCGGACGTGCTGGGTGACTGCATCCAGTTCGGGACAGCCGGCACGGATTTCCTTGAGCGCGAGGGCGTCCTCGTCCGGGAGGTTGCCGGGGTTCGTCGTGATCCGTCGGACGATACGGCGGGGGCGCGGTGCCACACGGGGCGCTGGCGGTGCGGTGGCGGAGGACTTGAAGGGACGCAGGTAGCGTCGGGTGGTCTGGATGCTGCCTGGGAACCCCAACGCCCCGATTTCTGCGTGGAGTTGTGCGCTGTCCCGGCAGCCCTCGTTCCACCGCTGGTGGAGGTGGGCCGTGTACGGGTCGAGGATGCTTGCTCGGTTCGTCGCTTTGACGAGCAGTTCGTCGATGCTGGTGGCGCGGGCGAAGCGGCGCACGGTGGACCGGTCCAGCCGCAGCGTCCGGCAGATGCCCTCCAGCGAACTGCCGTCGGCCAGAAGTTGCTGTACGGCGGTGTACCGCTCCTTCGTCCGGATCACCAGGCGGCGCTCGCGCCCGCAGGCATCGAGCGTGGAGGCAGCTACGGGTGGCGGCAACTGCCAGATATCGTCTCCGGGCGGCGGGCTCGCCGGTACGGAGGTCGCGAACACGGTCCGGACGCAGGCATGATGGGTACCGACGGTCTTCTCCACCGCTTCACCCAGATTCCTCCACAAATGCCAGCCGTCGGCAATCTGTGACGCCTGCGGGGCGCCGGAGCGGGCTCCCTCGGCATAGGCCCCGCCGCGGTCCCTACAAACGATCTCCACCTCGGGGTGGTCGCGGAGCCACGCGGCCAGCGGCTCGGCCTCGCGCCCCGGCAGCACGTCGACGGGCCGCCGCTGCTCCAGATCCACCAAGATCGTCGAGTACGAGTCGCCCTTGCACATGGCGAAATCGTCAACCCCCAACACCCGAATCTGCCCCACCGGTTCCTCGGGAAGGGCCCGGAGCAGGCGTAACAGCGTGTCCTTCGCCACTGGCATCCCCAGGACCGCCGCGAGCCGGCTCCCCGGCCGCCCGGCCAGAGCCACCGCGATGCTGGTCAGCATCCCCCGCAGCAGCGGGG includes:
- a CDS encoding ISL3 family transposase, whose protein sequence is MHARVRAADGRCPHCGRASSRVHGRYLRRLSDAAISGARVVIELLVRRFRCLNTACAAVTFVEQVTGLTSPHARFTPLLRGMLTSIAVALAGRPGSRLAAVLGMPVAKDTLLRLLRALPEEPVGQIRVLGVDDFAMCKGDSYSTILVDLEQRRPVDVLPGREAEPLAAWLRDHPEVEIVCRDRGGAYAEGARSGAPQASQIADGWHLWRNLGEAVEKTVGTHHACVRTVFATSVPASPPPGDDIWQLPPPVAASTLDACGRERRLVIRTKERYTAVQQLLADGSSLEGICRTLRLDRSTVRRFARATSIDELLVKATNRASILDPYTAHLHQRWNEGCRDSAQLHAEIGALGFPGSIQTTRRYLRPFKSSATAPPAPRVAPRPRRIVRRITTNPGNLPDEDALALKEIRAGCPELDAVTQHVRDFATMMRDKTGSELPAWMERVEHDDLPALHSLVNGLRRDQDAVIAGLSSSWSSGQVEGQNTQVKRIKRDGYGRANFDLLRIRILQRA